From Nymphaea colorata isolate Beijing-Zhang1983 chromosome 6, ASM883128v2, whole genome shotgun sequence, a single genomic window includes:
- the LOC116255952 gene encoding uncharacterized protein LOC116255952: MPANGVAGGILLAWSPPLTGVVVHVGRYSISASLDGLWPNGPVLVTAIYGPCVGALRDQLWAELHHVRQLATSHWLLAGDFNCLLSPADLSSPIASGPSMSTFRSFVDEFGLFDMSLDNGKFTWSSNRNPPILRRLDRVFLSHELFSAFSSSSLVLGPRHLSDHAPLLISLLRGRAGTGRIRFCFELWWLRDDSFVAAIPNWWARTVNGRWAAFRLSRKLHSIRKKVFAWKRIFWSGKFSEVSIWDEEILSLQSSDNISADQPSRLLCLQCLAQEWRIRESIHWQQRSRLGWLAYGDQNSRFFHLAASQRCRQTLLQSMVIGHGVFLGDDILPAWIAHFRDFYFKPLRFCVPLPDFHLSSLSDSCAISLERPFLHQEIKNVVWALGSSKTSDIDGFPIEFYRTFWDACSADVYAFCDEFASSSIFLKEFNQATCVLVTKRPNPTNVTHFRSISILGTPYKIIAKLLSLQLASVMHSIINPLQVAFINGRRLQDAVVLANEVVHSLYYLWLPSFILKLDISGL; encoded by the coding sequence ATGCCGGCTAACGGTGTCGCTGGCGGCATCCTGCTGGCTTGGTCTCCACCTCTTACGGGGGTTGTTGTGCATGTTGGTAGATACTCTATCTCGGCTTCTCTCGATGGCCTTTGGCCCAATGGCCCGGTCTTGGTTACCGCGATCTATGGTCCTTGCGTTGGGGCTTTGCGTGACCAGCTGTGGGCTGAATTGCATCATGTTCGTCAGCTTGCTACCTCGCATTGGCTATTGGCAGGagacttcaattgtttgcttagCCCTGCTGACTTGTCCTCCCCTATCGCTTCGGGTCCATCTATGTCTACTTTTCGATCGTTTGTTGATGAGTTCGGTCTGTTTGACATGTCTCTGGATAATGGTAAGTTTACTTGGTCCAGCAATAGGAACCCTCCTATTCTTCGTAGGCTGGACCGTGTCTTTCTCTCGCATGAGTTGTTCTCTGCTTTTTCGTCGTCCTCCTTGGTTCTTGGACCGAGGCACTTGTCTGATCATGCTCCGTTGCTCATTTCCCTTCTTCGGGGTAGGGCTGGTACCGGGCGCATCAGGTTCtgttttgagctttggtggctccgAGATGATTCTTTTGTGGCTGCCATCCCTAATTGGTGGGCTCGCACCGTCAATGGTAGGTGGGCCGCTTTCAGGCTCTCGCGGAAGTTGCACTCCATCAGGAAAAAGGTCTTCGCTTGGAAGCGTATTTTTTGGAGCGGCAAATTTTCTGAGGTGTCCatttgggatgaggagatcctGTCCCTCCAGTCTTCTGACAATATTTCTGCGGACCAACCTTCTCGTCTTCTTTGTCTTCAGTGTCTTGCCCAGGAGTGGCGGATTAGGGAGTCCATCCACTGGCAGCAGCGTTCTAGGCTAGGTTGGCTTGCGTACGGAGACCAGAattctagattcttccacttggctgCCTCTCAAAGGTGCCGTCAaacgttgctccagtccatggttaTCGGGCACGGagtttttcttggtgatgacattcTCCCGGCTTGGATTGCTCATTTTCGGGATTTTTACTTTAAGCCACTTCGCTTCTGTGTCCCCCTGCCGGATTTtcacctctcctccctctctgaCTCATGTGCGATCTCTCTGGAGCGGCCCTTCCTGcaccaagagatcaagaacgTTGTTTGGGCCCTTGGCTCTAGTAAGACGTCTGACATCGATGGTTTCCCTATAGAATTTTATCGTACCTTTTGGGATGCTTGTAGCGCTGATGTGTATGCTTTTTGTGATGAGTTTGCCTCCAGTTCCATTTTTCTTAAGGAGTTTAATCAGGCTACCTGCGTCTTAGTGACTAAGCGCCCTAACCCTACGAATGTCACACATTTTCGCTCGATCTCCATCTTAGGCACgccttacaagattattgctaaaCTGCTCTCTTTGCAGCTTGCGTCGGTCATGCATTCTATTATTAACCCCTTGCAGGTTGCTTTCATTAACGGTCGGCGTTTGCAGGACGCTGTTGTCCTggccaatgaggttgttcactctCTTTACTATCTGTGGCTTCCTTCCTTCATCCTTAAATTGGACATATCTGGCCTTTGa